Genomic window (Rossellomorea aquimaris):
CAATGACACTGGAATAATCACAAGCTTATGAGTATAGAAGTTCAAGACGGCAAAGGCATGATCGGAAACTTTCGCATTTCCAATCGCAGACATCGCAGTGTTAAAGGTAATCTGATCAACCAGTTGAAATAATGGATTGGCAAGCCCTACAAAAATAAACGGAATCGAATAGGCGATGATTTCTTTGTACATCGATCGTAATGAAACCTCTTCCTGACCGCGATCTTCCTCTAATAGCTCGTCTAAATGAGGCTTTCGTTTAAACCAATACCAAATCAATGCCCCGAGACTTGCCAGCCCCCCGACAAATGCAGCAAATGTGGCAACAGAAATGGCAGTTGTCACTGATCCATCTAAGATGTTTAATACAACATAAATCCCGCCCAGTAAGAAAACAATCCGGACTATTTGTTCAATCACCTGGGAAACAGCAGTCGGCCCCATGGATTGATGGCCCTGGAAAAAGCCCCTGATCAAGCTCATAAACGGAATGATGATCAGTGCAAAACTTACTGCTCGAATGACGGTTGTCACCTGTGCAACCGAAATGACCTGCTCATCACTCTTGATCGTCATTTCAGCGAATATAGGTGCAAATGCATACATAATGAGGAAAGAAACAATCCCCGTCAGCGTCATCAACACCAAGCCTGACTTAAATAGCCTTCGTCCTACAGCATATTCCCCTATGGCATTGTATTTTGAAACGAATTTCGATACAGCCAGGGGCACACCTGCAGTCGCTACAGTCAGAAAGATTGTGTATGGTACATAACCATATTGATAAAGGGAAGCCCCCTCTTCATGACCTTTTAACAAATCATCAAACGGTATAACATAAAAAAGACCCAGAAACTTCGAAATAAAGGTCCCTAACGTTAAAATAAACGTCCCTCTTATTAATTTAGATGACATAGTATCCCTCTCTATATATCTTGTTGCTCATTAAACAAACAAAATAAAATCCTACTTGAAAATTTACACACTATCAGTAGTTTACTACTGTACGAATCGAATGACAATTTTTTTCGAATGTTGTATTTAAAACCCATCCCATTTAAAATAAGGAGAAACTTCTTTTGAGAAACGAAAGAGCAAAACTAAAAGTTGGTGGAAAAATGGTAAAAAAATACGATGTGATTGTCATAGGTGGAGGACCGTCCGGATTGATGGCCAGTATCGCAGCCGGTGAAAACGGGGCGAACGTCCTTCTTGTGGATAAAGGAACGAAGCTTGGAAGAAAGCTTGCGATTTCCGGAGGCGGCCGCTGCAACGTGACCAATCGACTTCCCATAGAAGAAATCATTAAGCACATTCCAGGAAATGGACGATTTTTATATAGTGCCTTTTCTGAGTTCAATAATGAAGATATCATCGCTTTCTTTGAGAAGCTGGGAATACAATTAAAAGAGGAAGATCACGGCAGGATGTTTCCCGTATCGAACCGGGCCATGGATGTTGTGGAAGCCTTATTGAAGCGCATGAAGGAGTTAAAGGTGGATACCCGGACGAGCACAAGTGTGGAGGAAGTTCTGTACGAAAATGGCGAGACGGTCGGTATCCTCTTGAAAGACGGGGAAACGATTGCCGCAAAGGCTGTCGTCATCGCGGTTGGAGGCAAGTCCGTCCCTCATACCGGATCGACCGGGGATGGATATCCTTGGGCCACAAAAGCGGGGCATACAATTACCGATTTGTTTCCGACTGAGGTTCCCCTTACATCGGACGAGCCCTTTGTTAAAAAGAAAGAGCTTCAAGGACTTTCTTTGCGCAGCGTTGATTTAAGCGTATTAAATCCTAAAGGAAAGAAAATCATCACTCATAAAATGGATATGATCTTTACTCATTTAGGAATTTCCGGACCGGCTGTTCTACGTTGCAGTCAATACGTGGTAAAAGCCATGAAGAAATGGAACCTGACCCATGTTGCGATGCAAATTGATTCCATGCCTGATCAAAATGAAGAACAGCTTTTCCAGACTCTTCATAAGCAAGTGAAGGAAGATGGAAAGAAAGCAGCAAAGAATATATTCAAAGGATTGGTCCCAGAGAGGTACCTGTTATTTTTACTCGACCGTGCAGAAATCGATCACGATGAAAAAGGAGACCATATCTCCTCAGAGAAGATCCGACAGTTTACCAAGTTGTTAAAACAATTCACCTTCAATGTGAACGGAACATTATCCATTGATAAGGCGTTTGTAACGGGCGGCGGAGTCTCCATTAAAGAAATCGAACCGAAAACGATGGCTTCGAAAAAGATGAACGGCCTCTTCTTCTGCGGGGAAGTACTGGACATCCACGGATATACTGGTGGATACAATATTACCTCTGCACTTGTTACCGGAAGACTGGCAGGATTTAATGCGGCAAAAGTATAATTCAAAAAGAAAGGTTGATCCCATCTGCATCTGCAGTACGATCAACCTTTTTATTTTCTGTAAACAACCATGGCCGAGAAACAATAAATTTGATCTTCCACTTCCTCCGACATTGCTGCTACATGATATTTAATATCCACGATTTTTTTATCATCCAGTTTACTGAGAAACTGATTCATATCTTTCTCTAAATCTTTCTCATGCTCATAATCGAAGACTTTCACTTGAATCATAGGGCTCCCTCCCCATTGTTGATTGATATTAGTATCGTCAGAATTTTTAGTTTCCAAACAATTGGTGGGGAATTTTTTATTTTGGATTGAATGTTTCGATGAGTTTGGTATTTTTTTGATTTCGCTGATAAAATGAAAATTTCGCTGATATATCTCGAATTCCGCTGATAAACCGCCTTACATCCACACAGAGCTCTGTAGGGAAGCCACTTTCACCTATATAAATGAAAAAAGCACACCCTTTTCAAAAAAAGGATGTGCTTCTTCCCAGAAAAACCAATTATTTCTTCTCGGCTGTCTCCCCAGCCCAGTTCATCATGCCGCCTTCCATGTTCACCACTTTATAGCCTTGTTCCTGCATGTAGTGAGCGACATTTCCGCTGCGGTTTCCTGAGCGGCAAATAAAGATGTACTCTTTGTCTTTATCAAATTGATCAAGTGATTCAGGAATTTCACCCATTTTGATATGCTTCGCTCCTGGAATCACTCCCTCTGCCACCTCTTCATCTTCACGAACATCCACCAATAGAAGATCTTCACCGTTTTTCAACTTTTGCTCCAACTCATCAGTCGTAATCGTTTTAATCGTATCCATTCTTCTCAACTTCCTTTCAACATTCATTCACCACAATTATACCAAAGCCCGTCTCCCAAACAAAAATATCAGATCGAAAAAGAGGGACGGACCTTGGTGAAATACAGAATCCCCAATTGATAGCATTTCCTAACAATCAGATTCATTTCAAGGTCCGTCCCTCATAAATACTCACAAAATACTCACAATATTAGTTGGCTACGATGTTGACTAGTTTGCCGGGTACGGCAATGACTTTGCGGATGGTTTTGCCTTGGATTTGGCTTTTGATTTCATCGTTTTCCATGGCGGTTTTTTCTAGATCCTCTTTGTTCATATCTCGAGGGATCATGACTTTCGCTTTCACTTTTCCGTTTACTTGAAGAACGATTTCTACTTCGTTGTCAACAAGCTTCGATTCATCGAATGTCGGCCAAGCTTCGTAGGAAAGCGTTCCTTCATGACCAAGCTTGCTCCAAAGCTCTTCTGTCATATGCGGAGCGATCGGTGCCAGCATCTTAATGAAACCTTCCACATAGTTCTTAGGAAGTGTGTCAGCTTTGTACGCATCATTGATGAAGACCATCAGCTGAGAAATTCCTGTATTAAATCGAAGACCCTCGTAGTCTTCTGTCACTTTCTTAACAGTCTGGTTATAAATTTTGTCCAAGTCACTGTTCGGTGCATCTGTCACCTTCGAGGAAAGTGTGCCATCCTCCTCGACAAGCAGGCGCCATACACGATCAAGGAAGCGGCGTGCTCCATCCAAGCCGTTTGTGCTCCATGCGATGGAAGCTTCCAGTGGACCCATGAACATTTCATAAAGCCGCAGGGTATCTGCTCCGTGAGATTCTACCACCTCATCCGGATTGACAACATTCCCTTTTGATTTACTCATTTTTTCATTGTTTTCCCCAAGAATCATTCCTTGGTTGAATAGTTTTTGGAACGGCTCTTTTGTTGGAACCACGCCGATATCATAAAGGAACTTATGCCAGAAACGTGCATACAGCAAGTGAAGGACCGCATGCTCGGCTCCTCCGATATACGTATCAACCGGCAGCCAATCTTCCATTTTCTTCGCATCGGCAAGGGCTTCTTCGTTTTTCGGATCGATATAACGAAGGTAGTACCAGCAGCTGCCTGCCCATTGCGGCATAGTGTTTGTTTCACGACGGCCTTTTTTACCTGTCTCAGGGTCTTCGACGTTTACCCAGTCACTGATATTCGCAAGTGGGGATTCACCCGTACCAGACGGTTTGATCTCAGTCGTCTTCGGAAGTACAAGAGGAAGCTCACTTTCAGGAACGGCAGATGTTGTCCCATCCTCCCAGTGGATGACTGGAATCGGTTCACCCCAATAACGCTGACGGCTGAATAACCAGTCACGCAGACGGTACGTCACTTTCTTCGTTCCGATATTCTTCTCTTCCAACCAGGAAATGGCTTTTGTAATTGCCTCTTCCTTACCCATTCCATCAAGGAAATCAGAGTTCACATGATCTCCGTCACCTGTATAAGCTTCTTTCTCAACGTTGCCTCCAGCGACCACTTCCACGATTGGAAGATCGAATTCTTTGGCGAACTCGTAATCTCTCTCGTCGTGAGCAGGAACAGCCATGATTGCACCAGAACCGTAGCTCATTAGAACGTAATCGGCAATCCAGATCGGCATTTTGTTTCCGTTAGCCGGATTAATGGCATAGGCTCCTGTGAAGACACCCGTTTTTTCTTTCGCAAGATCTGTACGTTCAAGATCACTTTTTGACTTGATCTTGTCGATATATTCATTCACTTTCTCACGTTGTTCTTCAGAGGTGATTTTCCCAACGAACGGATGCTCTGGAGCAAGAACCGCGTACGTTGCACCAAAAATCGTATCCGGACGTGTTGTGAATACATCGAAAGATTCGTCATGACCATCAATCGTAAAATTGATTTCTGCTCCTTCAGAGCGTCCGATCCAGTTACGCTGCATATCTTTAATGCTTTCCGGCCAGTCAACGTCTTCAAGGTCTTCAAGCAGGCGATCGGCATAAGCCGTAATTTTCAGCATCCACTGCTTCATCGGACGGCGCTCCACTGAATGCCCTCCGCGTTCGCTTTTCCCATCGATTACTTCTTCATTTGCAAGGACCGTTCCCAGTGCAGGACACCAATTCACGGCAACCTCATCCACATAAGCCAATCCTTTTTTATAAAGCTGGATGAAGATCCATTGTGTCCATTTATAGTAGCCTGGATCTGTTGTATTGACTTCGCGGTCCCAATCATAAGAAAACCCGAGTGATTTAATTTGACGGCGGAAGGTATTAATGTTCATCTCTGTGAATTCTGCCGGGTCATTCCCTGTATCAAGGGCATATTGCTCAGCCGGTAAACCGAATGCATCCCACCCCATCGGATGAAGGACATTGTACCCTTGCATACGCTTCATGCGGGAAAGGATGTCCGTTGCCGTAAACCCTTCCGGATGTCCTACGTGAAGACCTGCGCCTGATGGATACGGGAACATATCCAGTGCGTAGAAATTGTCTTTACCTTCATCTTCAGTCGCCTTGAACGTTTTATTTTCTTCCCAATACTGCTGCCATTTTGTCTCAACACTTTTATGATCAAAACTCATATTGAGATCCTCCTTTGATTGTCATTCGAAAGGCAGGTGCCTTTCTTTTTCTAAAAAAAATAAAAAACTCTCATCCCAAATAAATATTTGGGACGAGAGTTTGTATTATCATTCTCCCGCGGTACCACCCACATTAGTGTACACGCACTCAGCTTCATTCATCCTTAACGCGGAAAACGGCAAGTCTTACTGTTGTTCACACTTGCAACTCAGCAGGCGAGTTCATAATGCTTCTGGTTGACTTTCACCACCCGTCAACTCTCTAAGACAGAAATCCATCATTACTACTCCTGATCAACGTTTCGATATAGTAAAACATTATATGTATTCACTATTTTAGTGAAAAATATACAGAAGCGCAAGCCTATTGTTGGTTTGCGGGGGAGATTTTTGTGAAATCATTGAATTGGTTGGGATTACAGGTGACGCTTATGGGGAAGTTTGGTCCTATTTGATGAAAATCCAGCCGTTTTAAAGTAGAATCCAGCCGATACAGAGGATAATCCGGCCGTTTTCATCAATAATCCAGCCGATTTACGTTTTTTTCCAAGCATTCGTATTAGCTAGCCACACTTCACCTAGTAAAAAAAGAAACAGCCTACTTAAAGGCCGTTCCTCCTCATCAGATTATTGAACCGTATACCCGCCATCCAATACAACTGCCTGCCCCGTAATTCCCTTTGCTGCGTCGCTGCATAGGAACATGGTATAGTCTGCAATTTCTTTTACATCCAGTAATCTTCTCTGCGGTACGAGAGGATAGATGACTTCTTCTATCACTCTTTCAAACGGTATATTGCGCGTTTTGGCAAGGTCCCCCAGCTGATTGCGAACCAGGGGAGTGTCCACGTACCCCGGACAAACCGCATTCACGGTAATTCCATGCTGCGCCGCTTCCAATGCCGCTACCTTCGTGAGGCCGATGACTCCGTGTTTGGCAGAATTATAGGCTGCTTTGCCGGAGAAACCGACTAATCCATTAATGGACGCCATGTTGATGATCCGTCCCGATCCCTGCTCCTTCATGTGAGGAAGGACATGCTTGATCGCGACAAATGGAGCGGTCAGCATGACTTTTATGAGAAGTTCAAATTTCTCAGTCGGGAACTCTTCGATATGGGATACATGTTGAAGTCCTGCATTATTGATCAATATATCCAGCTTCCCATAGTGATCCACCGTTTTAGCGATTGCTTCTTTTAATTCCGATTCCAATGTCACGTCACAGCGCAATCCAAGGACTTCGTAGCCTTCTGCCTTAAGGGCCTCTGAGGCTTTTTGAACGGCATCTTCCTGCAGATCCGTCAGGACGACTTTTGCTCCATTAGCAGCGAATTCTCTTCCGATTTCGTACCCGATCCCTTGCGCCGCCCCTGTTATGAATACAACTTTATTTTCAACCATGATGATACTCCTTTCTTAGATCCCTACGCCAAATGAGAATAAAAGAATCGCTAAGGCTAGACCGATAAGTGGGACAATGACCGTAACCGCACCTACCGCGCCATACGCTTCTCCATGTGATTCATTACAGATCGAACGGATCGTCGTCACGACATATCCATTGTGCGGCAATGAATCCAGTGCTCCTGAAGATATCGCCACTACCCGGTGAAGGGCTTCAGGATTTACACCCATATCAACATAGTGAGGAGCGAGGATCGGCAACGCGATCGCTTGACCACCGGAAGCTGAAC
Coding sequences:
- a CDS encoding polysaccharide biosynthesis protein is translated as MSSKLIRGTFILTLGTFISKFLGLFYVIPFDDLLKGHEEGASLYQYGYVPYTIFLTVATAGVPLAVSKFVSKYNAIGEYAVGRRLFKSGLVLMTLTGIVSFLIMYAFAPIFAEMTIKSDEQVISVAQVTTVIRAVSFALIIIPFMSLIRGFFQGHQSMGPTAVSQVIEQIVRIVFLLGGIYVVLNILDGSVTTAISVATFAAFVGGLASLGALIWYWFKRKPHLDELLEEDRGQEEVSLRSMYKEIIAYSIPFIFVGLANPLFQLVDQITFNTAMSAIGNAKVSDHAFAVLNFYTHKLVIIPVSLATAFSMTLIPLITTSYTSGDRKTMRRNIDQTFQILLFLTVPAALGIALLAEPTYTMFYHSDELGTSILRSYAPVAILFALFAVTAAILQGIDEQKFTIFSLLVGLLLKLVLNIPLIRLFETQGAVIATVIGYAVAILINLFVIKKYARYQFRLIMRRTMFIGALNAVMAVVVLVLYGILVQFLNPESGFQSILLVAICGGVGALVYFYLSLRSKLADRLFGDKITRIRSKLRIG
- a CDS encoding NAD(P)/FAD-dependent oxidoreductase — its product is MVKKYDVIVIGGGPSGLMASIAAGENGANVLLVDKGTKLGRKLAISGGGRCNVTNRLPIEEIIKHIPGNGRFLYSAFSEFNNEDIIAFFEKLGIQLKEEDHGRMFPVSNRAMDVVEALLKRMKELKVDTRTSTSVEEVLYENGETVGILLKDGETIAAKAVVIAVGGKSVPHTGSTGDGYPWATKAGHTITDLFPTEVPLTSDEPFVKKKELQGLSLRSVDLSVLNPKGKKIITHKMDMIFTHLGISGPAVLRCSQYVVKAMKKWNLTHVAMQIDSMPDQNEEQLFQTLHKQVKEDGKKAAKNIFKGLVPERYLLFLLDRAEIDHDEKGDHISSEKIRQFTKLLKQFTFNVNGTLSIDKAFVTGGGVSIKEIEPKTMASKKMNGLFFCGEVLDIHGYTGGYNITSALVTGRLAGFNAAKV
- a CDS encoding sporulation protein Cse60, encoding MIQVKVFDYEHEKDLEKDMNQFLSKLDDKKIVDIKYHVAAMSEEVEDQIYCFSAMVVYRK
- a CDS encoding rhodanese-like domain-containing protein is translated as MDTIKTITTDELEQKLKNGEDLLLVDVREDEEVAEGVIPGAKHIKMGEIPESLDQFDKDKEYIFICRSGNRSGNVAHYMQEQGYKVVNMEGGMMNWAGETAEKK
- the leuS gene encoding leucine--tRNA ligase produces the protein MSFDHKSVETKWQQYWEENKTFKATEDEGKDNFYALDMFPYPSGAGLHVGHPEGFTATDILSRMKRMQGYNVLHPMGWDAFGLPAEQYALDTGNDPAEFTEMNINTFRRQIKSLGFSYDWDREVNTTDPGYYKWTQWIFIQLYKKGLAYVDEVAVNWCPALGTVLANEEVIDGKSERGGHSVERRPMKQWMLKITAYADRLLEDLEDVDWPESIKDMQRNWIGRSEGAEINFTIDGHDESFDVFTTRPDTIFGATYAVLAPEHPFVGKITSEEQREKVNEYIDKIKSKSDLERTDLAKEKTGVFTGAYAINPANGNKMPIWIADYVLMSYGSGAIMAVPAHDERDYEFAKEFDLPIVEVVAGGNVEKEAYTGDGDHVNSDFLDGMGKEEAITKAISWLEEKNIGTKKVTYRLRDWLFSRQRYWGEPIPVIHWEDGTTSAVPESELPLVLPKTTEIKPSGTGESPLANISDWVNVEDPETGKKGRRETNTMPQWAGSCWYYLRYIDPKNEEALADAKKMEDWLPVDTYIGGAEHAVLHLLYARFWHKFLYDIGVVPTKEPFQKLFNQGMILGENNEKMSKSKGNVVNPDEVVESHGADTLRLYEMFMGPLEASIAWSTNGLDGARRFLDRVWRLLVEEDGTLSSKVTDAPNSDLDKIYNQTVKKVTEDYEGLRFNTGISQLMVFINDAYKADTLPKNYVEGFIKMLAPIAPHMTEELWSKLGHEGTLSYEAWPTFDESKLVDNEVEIVLQVNGKVKAKVMIPRDMNKEDLEKTAMENDEIKSQIQGKTIRKVIAVPGKLVNIVAN
- a CDS encoding 3-hydroxybutyrate dehydrogenase, which translates into the protein MVENKVVFITGAAQGIGYEIGREFAANGAKVVLTDLQEDAVQKASEALKAEGYEVLGLRCDVTLESELKEAIAKTVDHYGKLDILINNAGLQHVSHIEEFPTEKFELLIKVMLTAPFVAIKHVLPHMKEQGSGRIINMASINGLVGFSGKAAYNSAKHGVIGLTKVAALEAAQHGITVNAVCPGYVDTPLVRNQLGDLAKTRNIPFERVIEEVIYPLVPQRRLLDVKEIADYTMFLCSDAAKGITGQAVVLDGGYTVQ